The window ACCACCGGCACCCGCCTGCGCGTGCTGACCGGCGAGGAGGAGGCGCGGCTCGCCTACGTGGCCGCCCGCCAGTGGGCCGGACCGACGGCCGGGCAGTTGCTGGTGCTGGACATCGGCGGCGGTACCGTGGAGATCGCCTCCGGTACCGGAGGCCAGCCTCGCATCGTCCACTCGCTGCCCCTGGGTGCCCGCAGGATCACCCGGGACTGGCTTCCCGGTGGCACCGCGCCGTCCCGACGCCGCCGCGCAGTGGTCCTGCAGCACCTCTGCGAGTCCCTGGAGGCCGTCCCCGGCCTCCCGCAGGCCGGGCCGGGAGTGCGGGTGCTGGCCTGCTCCAAGACCTTCGAGCAACTCGCCCGGCTTGCCGCCGCCCAGAGCAGGACACCGCGTACAAGACGGCGGCTGACGCTGCCCCAACTGCGCACGGCAGTCTCCCTGCTGGCCGACGCGGCACCGTCCCACCGTGCCAACCTGCCGGGCATCTCCCGGCACCGCGCCGAGCAGTCCCTGGCCGGAGCCCTGATCGCCCAGTCCCTCATGGAGGCCTGCGGGGCCAAGAGCATCGAGATCTGCCCCTGGTCCACCCGGGAAGGTCTGCTGCTCGAACACCTCGGCGTGGCTCCCACCCCCGCCGGACACCCCCGCCGCGTCGGCTGAGCACAAAAGACCTGACCTCCCGAATGCCTTCCCAAGTTCGGCTGAAGCGCTCTTCTTGACCTCCGCCCGGCTCATCGGCCGCCCCACTGCTTGACCTCACGCTCGATGCGCAACGCGAGGCTGCGACGGCCGCACATCCTCCCTCGCCTACTGGTCACTGGCACGGCTGTCGCTAGTGTCCTGCGCCAGAGATCCGTCGGCAGAAGCGGGCGAGGGAGTCGAGGATCTCTTCGGCTGTCTTGGTCCAGATGAACGGCTTGGGGTCTTCGTTCCAGTCCTTGACCCAGGCCCGGATGTCGGCTTCCAGGGCCTGGATGTTCTTGTGTGCGCCGCGGCGGATCATCTGGTGGGCCAGGTAGCCGAACCACCGCTCGACCTGGTTGATCCAGGAGGAGCCGGTCGGGGTGAAGTGCAGCTCGAACCGCGGGTGTTTGGCCAGCCAGGCTTTGATCGCAGGGGTCTTGTGGGTGCCGTAGTTGTCCACGATCAGATGGACCTGCAGGTGTGCGGGCACCTCTTTGTCGATCCGGATCAGGAACTTCTTGAACTCCGCGGCCCGGTGCCGGCGGTGCAGGGCAGTGATGACCTCACCCGTGGCGACGTCGAACGCGGCGAACAAGGTGGTCAGGCCGTTGCGGACGTAGTCGTGGGTGCGCCGCTCGGGCATGCCCGGCATTATCGGCAGCACCGGCTGGGACCGGTCCAGGGCCTGGATCTGCGACTTCTCGTCCACCGAGAGCACCACCGCACCCTCAGGAGGGTTGAAGTACAGGCCCACGACGTCGTAGACCTTCTCCACGAACAGCGGGTCCGTCGACAGCTTGAAGGTGTCCGCCAGATGCGGCCTGAGCTGGAACTGCCGCCAGATCCGGCCCACGGTCGACTTCGACAGGCCGCTGTGCTGGGCCATCGATTTCCTGGACCAGTGGGTGGCGTTCTTCGGCAGCTGTTCCAGCGTGGTGACCACCACCGCCTCCACCTGATCGACGCTGATGGTGGGCGGCCGGCCCGGCCTGGGCTCGTCGACCAGCCCGTCCAGCCGCTCGGCGAGAAAGCGCCGCCGCCACTTGCGGACCGTGTCCGCGGCCACCCGAAGCTCCCGGGCGACCACGACGATCGGCGGTACTTCCGGCCCCGCACACGCCAGGACAATCCGCGCTCGCAGGGCCAGGGCCTGGGCCGATGTCGCCCGACGCGTCCACCGCTCCAGCTCCGCCCGCTCCTCCGCGGACAGCAGCAACGGCTCCAACTTGGGGCCCCGACGAGGAACTGACGCACCAGCAGTAGAAGTCACACACCAACTAACGATCAACTACTGGCGCAGGACACTAGTGCTCTGACCGCATTGGTTCGCCGGGTCGTTCAGGCCGCAGCGGCGAGGGGGCGTCCGCCCCAGCGGATGTTCTTCTCGCTGCGGATGCGGGCGCGTTCCTTACGTTCGGCGGTCAGGACGTCGCGGTGGCGGGCGTTGGCGTTGCGCCAGCGCAGGTAGGCGTGCAGGGCGCGGGTCTGGACGGTGTGGTTGGGGTGGTGGGAGTTGGCGATGGTGAACTGCCTCAGCGGTCCGAAGTGGGCCTCGATCGGGTTGGCCCACGAGGCGTAGGTCGGGGTGAAGCACAGTTCGACCTTGTGTTTCCTGGCCCAGCGGCGGATGTCGGTGCCCTTGTGGGCGGACAGGTTGTCCAGGATCACGTAGATGGGGGCGCCGTCGGGCCGGGCGGCGCGGATCGATTTCAGCGCGGCCAGCGTGTTCGCGGCGCCCTTCTTGCGGTGGTTGACGCCCCACAGGGTGTCGTCGCCGACCGAGTAGCAGCCGTGGAAGTAGCGGACTCCGTGGGTGCGGTGGTAGGTGGCGGGCAGCCGGTCGGGGCGTTTGCGTTCTGCCCAGCCCGAGCCCGCGGTGGGCCGGATCCCGAGCGGGCCGAATTCGTCGAAGGCGAAGACCCGGTCTGGGAATCGGTCGAGGACCTCTTCGATCCGGTCCAGCTTCGTCTCGCGGTCCGGGTCGGGGGACTCCTTCCACGTCTTGGTGCGCTGGAAGGTGACACCGCGTCGGGCGAGCAGGCCGCGTAAGGTCTCGCGGCCGATCCGGATGACCCGACCGTGGATTTTCCGCAGGTAGCCGACGAGTTTGCGCAGTGACCAGCGGGTGAAGGGCTGACCGAGCTTGGTCGGGCGGGTGGTGGCCGTCGCCACGACGAAGTCCTCGTCGTCAGGGCTGAGTCGGCGGGGACGGCCTCCCGCCCACTGAGGGTCCAGGCAGGCCAGGCCGATCTCGTTGAAGCGGTGGATCACGTCGCGGACGGTGTCCTCGTCGGCCTGGACCAGCTGGGCGATCACCGGCACCCGGTTCCCGCCGGCCGAGGCCAGCAGCATCATCGCCCGCCGGTAACGCACCGAACTGGTGCTGCCCCGACGCACGATCTGCTGCAGCTTCTGCCCCTCCTGGTCGGTCAGTCTGCGCACACGGACAGGCTCAGCCACCGCACCTCCAGCGATCGGATCGGACGTCACCGCCCATCCAACCGCCACGATCACCAACCCGGCGAACCAACGCGGTCACAGCACTAGCTGCACGGCCTGGTGTCCGTTTCGGATCGCATCTTGCAGATCGGTGGCACTCACTTGCCCCGCGTCGAAGGTCTCGGTCCAGCCGTTGGAGAGTTGCGCCGCGGTGAAGAAGAGGCCGTGCCCGGCAGCGCGCAACTGGCGAAGGATCGTCTGTTCTGCGCCCAGGGCGTCGTCGCCGGTGGCGACGTGGTGTTCGTAGAACAGGGCCCATCCGAAGCGGCGGTGTTGGGCGATGCGGTCGTCGCTGCAGAGCACCTGCGCTCGGGTTCTTGTCGAGGAGCTCCAGGACCAGCTGCTCGAGCTCGTGGGGTACGTCAAGACGCAGGGTGGACAGCGGGGCGGGATGACAGCACCGACATGGAGGTACTCGCCCGCCTGTGCGGATACGCACCCCACCAGACTGCCGAACTCCTCGACCGGCTGACCGCATCACACACACTGGCCACCTGGCAGCACGGCCGCGAAACCGACGAGATCCTCTGGCACATCCCCCAACAGCACACCGCAGCCCGGCCCGGTGAGCATGAAACGCACTGATTGCGATCCACGGATGACAGTTGCGACTGAGCGCAAGGCATCACCCGAGAGACACAATCGACTCCGCCTGTCCGTACTATCGCTACACAGCAACGACCCACAGCAGTCGCGGCCCACCCATAGCTCCACCGACGCCTACGGGAGCACCTCGGCGCCCAGGCGCCTGCTCTGCAGGATCCTTCAGCCCGCGGCCGCGCCCCGAGGAAAGGCCAGCACCATGCCGGACACCCACACCTCCACCACCGAATTGACATCACAGTACGTCGCCCAGGTGACCAGCGACCTTGAGCGCAATACCAAGGAACAGGAACGCATCACTGCGGACATCGATGCGCTGCAGGACCAACTGCGCACCTTGCAACACGACCACACCGTGCTGACCAACATGCAACAGGCGCTCGGCACCTCGGCCCCGGCCATACAGCCCACCCCCCAGGAAACCGAAGCGCCCTCCGTACCGCGGCAGAAGACCGACACCAAGCCCGGTGCGGGCAAACGGACACGGGCGAAGAAGACCCCCGCCGCGCAGGACGGCAAGGCAGCCAAGAAACCAGTTCCCAAGAAGCCCGCAGCCGCGCCCAAGGAGACAGCCGGGAAGGCGACCGGGTCCACGCTCGTCGAGCTCGTCCGCCGCCACCTCGCCGATCAGGGAGAACCCCGCTCCGCGGCGGAAATCGCCACCACACTCGGCCAGGCCCATCCCGACCGAGCCATCAAGACCACCGTCGTACGCACCACCCTCGAAAACCTCGTCGCCAAAAGCCAGGTCCAGCGCACCAAGCAGGGCAGTTCCGTCTACTACACGATCAGCGAACCCGCGCCCGCCGCCCCGGCGGAACAGACAGACCCGGACACTGCCTGACCGTCAAGACGTTCGTCGCACACCACCATCGAGGTGCCGGCCACACCCCCACTGCCGAGCGGACGGCACTCAAACCGTGGTCGCCTCTGCGGGCCTGCAGCCCCAAACCGGTCTCCGATATCGGTACTTGGCAAAGGCAGCACCGAAGCATGCTGCCGGACGCTACCGGAGCGGTGGCGGCAGGAGCTTCGTCCCGTACGGCGGGCGGGGCAGTGAGAGCGGCGCTGATCGCTTTCTGCAGGGCGAGGCTGGCGACCCGGGCCGCTCGTAGCGGGACAACTCCCGCGGCGGCTTCTCGACGACATCGTCGAATGACCCCCAGCCGAGATTCACGTCGTGGATGCGCCACCCGCCGCGCGGCGGAACCTCGCCGCGAGGCGATCGAACGCCACCGCGAGCTCGTCTCCGTCGATCACCTCGATGTCGACGTCGAGCTGTGTCATCCACAGCGCGAGCCGGTCTGGGTCGTCGGAACCCAGCTCGACATGGCACGTGGACTCGTCGACCACCTGGATCTCGACCGGGAGGAGGATCTTCGCGGCGACCGTGGCGGCGGGAGCATGCACGAGTATCCGGGCGCGGTACTTCCAGGCCGCCCTGCTGACGCGTCCGACGACATACTTGACGGCATCGTCCTCAGGAATCATGCGCGGCTGGAAACGCGCACCCGTCGGTGCGCGCGGAACCATGCGGTCGACACGGAAGACCCGCCAGTCGTCACGGTCGAGATCCCACGCGAGCAGGTACCAGAGCGGCCCCCAGCTCACCAGCCGTTGCGGTTCGGTGTGGCGGGCCCCTTCGCTGCCCCCGGCCTTCGTGTATCCGAACCGGAGCCGTTCGTGGCCGCGGATCGCGGCGGCGACCACGCCGAGAGCCGAGAGATCGAGCGGCGGTTCAGCCCCTGGAACGACGCTCGTCGCCTCGCGCACCGCCTCGACACGCCGCCGCAGGCGCGAGGGCAGCACTTGCTCCAGCTTCGCGAGCGCGGTGAGCGATGTCTCTTCGACGCCAAGCCTCTGGGTCGCGACCGCACCCAATCCGACCGCGACGGCGACGGCCTCGTCGTCGTCGAGCAGCAGCGGGGGCATCGCCGCGCCGGCGGCCAGCCGGTACCCGCCCGCGACACCGGGGCGCGCGTCCACGGGATAGCCGAGCGACCGCAGCTTGCCGATGTCGGCGCGCACAGTCCTCGTGCTCACATCGAGCCGGCCGGCGAGCTCGGCGTTCGCGGACCGAGTAGCCGACCGTCCAGGCGGTGACCATCATCAGCGCCAGGAAGGCCGAGGCGGCGAGGAACGACGAGGAGCCATCCCGGTAGTAACTGGCGCCCCCGATCTGTACTGCGAGCGCCACCAGGGCGGCGACGGCCGCTGTCAGCCTCGACCGGGTGGCGGCGATCCATCCGACGGTGAGATCGGTGAGCACGGCCTGCAGATACGCGATCTGCCACGCCTGCGTCTGCGCGGGCGGCCTGCTGCCCATCACGCCCTGCCCTGCGGCCATCACCGAGTCCACCCCCACGGTCGCCGAGAAGGAGGCAGTGAGCAGCAGCACCAGGGCGGGCAGCGGCCGACACAGTACCAGGGGCAGCAGCAGCACGGCGGCGGCTGCGGGCAGTCGATGCGATCCACTTACTGGGTGCTCGGCGTCGGCGCGCTGACCGTGATCGGCATCAATGTGAACTCCGCCGCGTCCAACGCGGACCGGCTGGCGCATCAGACACAGCGGCCGTCGGAGAGGCCGGGGATTCCGGACCGCCCTGAGTTCCTATTCGATCCGCTCACCACGGCGTTCGTCGATCCCGCCTGGCAACTGTTCATGATCATCGCTGCCACAGTTGGCGCGATCGCGATCTTCGCCGAGTACTCAACTGGGCTGATCCGTACGACCTTCGCCGCCGTCCCCGACCGGCAGGCGGTGATCGCCGCCAAGATGACCGTGGTGTCGGTGGTCATGCTGACACTCGGCACGCTCGTCTCCGGCACCTCCTTCGGCGTCACCCAGATGCTGCTGCGTGATTATGGCGGCCTGTCGCTGGGCGACCCGGGCGCACTGCGCGCCGTGGCCGCAGCCGCTCTTCTCGCACCGCTGTGTGCGCTGGTCGGTATGGCGGTGGGTGCGGCCGTCCGGCACGCCGCGGGCTCCGTCGTCACGGTCATTGCCCTGCTGTTGCTGGTACCGGCGCTCTTCCAGGGCGAGCGCTTCCGCTGGGTCAAGGAGGTCGGCAACGCCATGCCGCTCAGCGCCTGGGAGCGGCTGGTGACGAACCCGGAGCGGGCGCACGACCTGGGCAAGTATCCGCTGACAGTCACCGAGGCGTGGATCGTGTACGGCGCGTGGGCCACCGCTGCGGTGGCCATCGCGGTGCTCGTGGTGCGACGCCGGGACGTGTGAGCGAGGGCCGGACGCCCCCTTAAAGCCACCTGCCGATCCTCGTCAGCACCGATGTCGCCGTGCTGTCAGGGCTTCACCCTGTCAGTTGTGTCGGGGGTGAGGAGACGGCCTGCCATGCGCTATTCGGCGCTTACTGGCATCCAGCAGGCGGGGCAAATGTCGCGGCCATCGCGGGTCCGGTGCCATTAGCTTGTCATTTATCCAGTCGGCGGGGCTTGGTGCCCTTCTCGTGATGGGCGGGTCTGGTGTACGCCTCGCCGGTTGCGAGGACCCGTCCCACGTCGTGACGGGTTGCCGAACGGCTGTTTCTTGAACCGAGTGGGCGGCCGGGGCCAGGTCGGGAGGGTTTGGGCGCACGCGCTGGCGTCGGGGTCTGAGCGTGGAGGTTTCTGAACCCGGTTCAGGCGGGGGTCGTGGTCACCCGCGCAGTGTGCCGCCCGGCCTCGGCGGTCCCGGTTCACCGGCGGTAGCAGTGGCTTAACCGCTCTGTTCTGGTGAGCTGAAACAACCAGCCTGGCCCTGCTGGCCAGGGCCAGAGCACTATCACCGCTGATAGCGGCCTGGCCTTACCCGCAGGGCCGGACCTGGGAGACTAGTAGGGATCATGACCGACCGTCGACCGCTCTCGCTGCCCGCCTTCTCCGAGCCCGCTTCCGACGCTCCCGTACCCGCCCAGGCGGGTGGGCGCCGGCTGACGCCGGTCGAGAAGGGCGCCGACTTCCGTCGGCCGCCCCTCGCAGCCCTCATGAGAGGGCTCCGCACATGATCCGAGAAACAGTGCCTAGCCCACCGCCCGGTGTGCCAGCGCCTCCACCTGGACAGTGGTCGTAGCCGGCCCGGCTCCCGCCTCGGATACCGTGTTCCTCTACGGGGTGCCATAACGGATGTGACGCCCCCCACCGGAGGTAGTCAGCGTATGAGTTCAAAGCGCAGCAAGAATCCAGCCCTGCCCGTACTTGACGACGCATTCCGACTCGCGTCGGTCAAGGACGCCGAAGAGTCCACCCGTGACTTGGCCGCGCGGCTGGCC of the Streptomyces aurantiacus genome contains:
- a CDS encoding helix-turn-helix transcriptional regulator; translated protein: MPPLLLDDDEAVAVAVGLGAVATQRLGVEETSLTALAKLEQVLPSRLRRRVEAVREATSVVPGAEPPLDLSALGVVAAAIRGHERLRFGYTKAGGSEGARHTEPQRLVSWGPLWYLLAWDLDRDDWRVFRVDRMVPRAPTGARFQPRMIPEDDAVKYVVGRVSRAAWKYRARILVHAPAATVAAKILLPVEIQVVDESTCHVELGSDDPDRLALWMTQLDVDIEVIDGDELAVAFDRLAARFRRAAGGASTT
- a CDS encoding IS630 family transposase, producing MTSTAGASVPRRGPKLEPLLLSAEERAELERWTRRATSAQALALRARIVLACAGPEVPPIVVVARELRVAADTVRKWRRRFLAERLDGLVDEPRPGRPPTISVDQVEAVVVTTLEQLPKNATHWSRKSMAQHSGLSKSTVGRIWRQFQLRPHLADTFKLSTDPLFVEKVYDVVGLYFNPPEGAVVLSVDEKSQIQALDRSQPVLPIMPGMPERRTHDYVRNGLTTLFAAFDVATGEVITALHRRHRAAEFKKFLIRIDKEVPAHLQVHLIVDNYGTHKTPAIKAWLAKHPRFELHFTPTGSSWINQVERWFGYLAHQMIRRGAHKNIQALEADIRAWVKDWNEDPKPFIWTKTAEEILDSLARFCRRISGAGH
- a CDS encoding Ppx/GppA phosphatase family protein, giving the protein MRQAGVLDVGCHSALLTVVRRRPGTVLEPVFSRKVRLRLHETLDRKGRLDEVGMKSVERAVAEAISADPHLRGPEVFAFATSVIRDAPNRDEVIARVARTTGTRLRVLTGEEEARLAYVAARQWAGPTAGQLLVLDIGGGTVEIASGTGGQPRIVHSLPLGARRITRDWLPGGTAPSRRRRAVVLQHLCESLEAVPGLPQAGPGVRVLACSKTFEQLARLAAAQSRTPRTRRRLTLPQLRTAVSLLADAAPSHRANLPGISRHRAEQSLAGALIAQSLMEACGAKSIEICPWSTREGLLLEHLGVAPTPAGHPRRVG
- a CDS encoding ABC transporter permease, which gives rise to MRSTYWVLGVGALTVIGINVNSAASNADRLAHQTQRPSERPGIPDRPEFLFDPLTTAFVDPAWQLFMIIAATVGAIAIFAEYSTGLIRTTFAAVPDRQAVIAAKMTVVSVVMLTLGTLVSGTSFGVTQMLLRDYGGLSLGDPGALRAVAAAALLAPLCALVGMAVGAAVRHAAGSVVTVIALLLLVPALFQGERFRWVKEVGNAMPLSAWERLVTNPERAHDLGKYPLTVTEAWIVYGAWATAAVAIAVLVVRRRDV
- a CDS encoding IS630 family transposase; this translates as MAEPVRVRRLTDQEGQKLQQIVRRGSTSSVRYRRAMMLLASAGGNRVPVIAQLVQADEDTVRDVIHRFNEIGLACLDPQWAGGRPRRLSPDDEDFVVATATTRPTKLGQPFTRWSLRKLVGYLRKIHGRVIRIGRETLRGLLARRGVTFQRTKTWKESPDPDRETKLDRIEEVLDRFPDRVFAFDEFGPLGIRPTAGSGWAERKRPDRLPATYHRTHGVRYFHGCYSVGDDTLWGVNHRKKGAANTLAALKSIRAARPDGAPIYVILDNLSAHKGTDIRRWARKHKVELCFTPTYASWANPIEAHFGPLRQFTIANSHHPNHTVQTRALHAYLRWRNANARHRDVLTAERKERARIRSEKNIRWGGRPLAAAA